From the genome of Candidatus Latescibacter sp., one region includes:
- a CDS encoding MotA/TolQ/ExbB proton channel family protein, translating into MEISVYNLIVNATIFTKFVLLILLVFSILSWAIMIHKYFFVKKYKTEISQFLLTISEQTDMTYIEGSCVHNSTGKAKALPLLILKMIRSAVQGKPVLSPESTLNGAIMNETNDLQQGMGLLATAASVSPLLGLLGTVWGVMYSFISIGEKGTATIATVAPGIAEALMATIGGLLVAIPAMAGHHLLSGYINQSLDRLDRINEFALSLFTKELHI; encoded by the coding sequence ATGGAAATTTCTGTTTATAATCTCATAGTAAACGCGACAATTTTTACAAAATTTGTGCTCCTAATTCTCTTGGTTTTTTCAATCCTGTCCTGGGCAATCATGATCCACAAATACTTTTTTGTAAAGAAGTATAAAACAGAAATTTCTCAATTTCTGCTCACCATTTCCGAACAGACCGATATGACCTATATAGAAGGAAGTTGTGTACATAATAGCACAGGTAAAGCGAAAGCGCTTCCACTGCTCATCCTTAAAATGATCCGCTCCGCTGTTCAGGGCAAGCCTGTCCTTTCTCCTGAAAGCACCTTAAACGGCGCAATTATGAACGAGACCAACGACTTGCAGCAGGGGATGGGGCTTTTAGCTACTGCGGCGAGCGTCAGCCCCCTTCTCGGTCTTCTGGGTACTGTATGGGGCGTCATGTACTCTTTCATAAGCATCGGAGAGAAGGGCACCGCCACCATTGCCACTGTAGCTCCGGGCATTGCGGAAGCGCTCATGGCTACTATCGGCGGATTACTGGTGGCCATACCGGCCATGGCCGGACATCACCTGCTCTCCGGATATATCAACCAGTCGCTTGACCGTCTCGACCGCATAAATGAATTTGCATTGTCCCTGTTTACCAAGGAATTGCATATATGA